The Pecten maximus chromosome 12, xPecMax1.1, whole genome shotgun sequence genome includes a region encoding these proteins:
- the LOC117339038 gene encoding uncharacterized protein LOC117339038: MPGTLMLYMKIGTCSSSVRVFFRKCNGRAACNCAVAVRSGDDVILIDRCGPDSDNAQPHLDVRSYINDDLTLGTRVVKYEGGKEYRVYLPTGSYIVVKDGQLKRDRQGYLNVFMHASALDFNQTVGLCGTFNGDKEDDLTLPDGTVDPSDARKPDSFSLQWRVSEEDSLFTGYCPGAEEDESVEMDDMSCSCLKGKNITCDSRLFYQCEVDPVPGEDITASIPNFPLRRCFSIQPWIVFQYNASYIATAGTFPTPGGINQTEAYRICSEYIFSAEVGVLCNGFISAKIEVSIQSCVEDIAITDDISWAFEALSSVKVQCLAEIATNTDLWIVDGGGLVPPFNTTHLLCPECENDGVCLEGKYLVCKVDTVPPFNTTHLLCPECENDGVCLEGKYLVCKVDTVPPFNTILCPECENGSVCMEGKYLVCKVECCPSIQHHTLSRV, from the exons ATGCCAGGTACTCTGATGTTGTACATGAAGATTGGAACTTGTAGTTCATCG GTACGGGTATTTTTCCGAAAATGTAACGGCCGTGCTGCCTGTAACTGTGCTGTAGCTGTGCGGTCTGGTGATGACGTCATCCTGATAGACAGGTGTGGACCAGACTCTGACAACGCCCAGCCTCACCTTGATGTTAGGTCATACATCAATGACGATCTCACCCTCGGGACACGCGTTGTGAAATACGAGGGTGGAAAAGAATACAGG GTGTACCTCCCAACGGGAAGTTATATAGTAGTTAAAGATGGACAGTTGAAGAGAGACCGACAAGGCTACTTGAATGTTTTTATGCATGCCTCCGCTCTGGACTTCAACCAGACAGTTG GATTGTGCGGAACATTCAATGGGGACAAGGAGGATGACCTAACATTACCAGATGGAACTGTAGACCCGTCAGATGCCAGGAAGCCAGACTCCTTCTCCCTCCAGTGGAGAGTCAG TGAGGAGGATTCTTTGTTTACTGGGTATTGCCCAGGAGCAGAAGAGGATGAATCAGTGGAAATGGATGACATGTCCTGTTCATGTCTAAAAGGGAAAAACATTACCTGTGATTCTCGTCTGTTCTATCAGTGTGAGGTTGATCCTGTACCAG GAGAAGATATCACAGCTTCCATACCAAACTTCCCCCTGAGAAGGTGCTTCAGTATTCAGCCTTGGATCGTGTTCCAGTACAACGCTTCCTACATAGCTACA GCAGGAACATTCCCGACCCCTGGAGGCATCAATCAGACAGAGGCTTACAGAATATGTTCGGAGTATATCTTTTCTGCGGAGGTTGGAGTCCTTTGTAACGGATTTATATCAGCGAAAATTGAAGTCAGCATCCAGTCATGTGTTGAAGATATCGCA ATCACTGATGATATATCTTGGGCGTTTGAGGCCCTGTCCAGTGTGAAGGTCCAGTGTTTAGCGGAGATAGCCACCAACACTGACCTGTGGATAGTGGACGGAGGTGGCCTTGTACCCCCATTCAACACCACACACTTACTCTGTCCCGAGTGTGAGAACGACGGTGTCTGTCTGGAAGGTAAGTATTTAGTCTGTAAGGTCGACACTGTCCCTCCATTCAACACCACACACTTACTCTGTCCCGAGTGTGAGAACGACGGTGTCTGTCTGGAAGGTAAGTATTTAGTCTGTAAGGTCGACACTGTCCCTCCATTCAACACCATACTCTGTCCCGAGTGTGAGAACGGCAGTGTCTGTATGGAAGGTAAGTATTTAGTCTGTAAGGTCGAGTGTTGTCCCTCCATTCAACACCATACTCTGTCCCGAGTGTGA